A stretch of the Teredinibacter haidensis genome encodes the following:
- a CDS encoding malate dehydrogenase — MKAPVRVAVTGAAGQISYSLLFRIAGGEMLGQDQPIILQMLEISPALEALKGVAMELDDCAFPLVQEMICTDDPNVAFKDADYALLVGARPRGPGMERKDLLEANAAIFSVQGKAINDNASRDIKVLVVGNPANTNALIAQRNAPDINPRQFTAMTRLDHNRAMSQLSQKLKISTNEISKMTIWGNHSSTQYPDLFHTLVDGEVAIGKVEQEWYENDYIPTVQQRGAAIIKARGASSAASAASAAIFHMRDWALGSSENDWVSMGVYSDGSYGVEEGLIYSFPCVCANGDWKIVQGLDIDDFSKARMIETETELKEERDAVKSLLPA, encoded by the coding sequence GTGAAAGCACCCGTTCGAGTCGCCGTAACAGGCGCTGCAGGTCAAATTAGTTATTCGTTGTTGTTTAGAATTGCCGGTGGAGAAATGCTAGGGCAGGATCAGCCCATCATTTTGCAAATGCTGGAAATTAGCCCTGCGCTGGAAGCTTTAAAAGGTGTTGCAATGGAATTGGACGACTGCGCATTTCCTCTTGTACAGGAAATGATTTGTACTGATGATCCAAATGTAGCCTTTAAAGATGCTGACTACGCCTTGCTCGTAGGAGCTAGACCTCGTGGGCCTGGCATGGAGCGTAAAGACCTGCTAGAAGCCAACGCTGCAATTTTCTCCGTACAGGGGAAAGCTATAAACGATAACGCTTCCCGTGATATTAAAGTTTTGGTTGTGGGTAACCCTGCTAACACCAATGCTTTGATTGCTCAACGCAATGCACCGGATATTAACCCCCGTCAATTTACAGCGATGACGCGTCTGGATCATAACCGCGCTATGTCTCAATTGAGTCAGAAGCTGAAAATCTCAACAAATGAGATTTCAAAAATGACCATTTGGGGTAACCACTCATCGACGCAATACCCAGATTTGTTTCATACGTTGGTCGATGGTGAGGTTGCGATAGGCAAGGTTGAACAGGAGTGGTACGAAAATGACTATATTCCGACGGTTCAGCAGCGTGGCGCCGCCATTATTAAAGCCCGTGGCGCCTCTAGTGCCGCTTCTGCGGCCAGCGCAGCAATCTTTCATATGCGCGATTGGGCTTTAGGCTCTTCTGAAAACGACTGGGTTAGCATGGGCGTATACAGTGACGGCAGCTATGGTGTTGAAGAAGGTCTGATCTATTCTTTCCCTTGTGTCTGCGCAAACGGCGATTGGAAGATCGTTCAGGGGCTCGATATTGATGACTTCTCCAAGGCTCGTATGATTGAAACTGAAACTGAGCTGAAAGAAGAGCGCGACGCAGTTAAATCTTTGTTGCCAGCATAA
- a CDS encoding TatD family hydrolase — MLVDSHCHLDRLNLSKYPNGLTGAIDAAKELGVSKMLCVCISEENKQQVLDIALQHEGIYASVGVHPSDVSESIVSVEQLKNWSKDEKIVALGETGLDYYYSAEKAEQQKESFANHLIAGAELGLPVIIHTRDAREDTLTLMREYASSHSAGVMHCFTESWEMAQQALDLNFYISISGIVTFKNADALREVTKKVPLDKLLIETDSPYLAPVPYRGKPNEPKYVRAVAEAVADLRGISFDELAETTSRNFANLFLKNKL, encoded by the coding sequence ATGCTCGTCGACTCCCACTGTCATCTCGACCGGTTAAATCTGTCCAAATACCCCAATGGCCTTACGGGCGCAATAGATGCGGCAAAAGAGCTGGGCGTCAGTAAAATGCTGTGTGTCTGCATCAGTGAAGAGAATAAGCAGCAGGTGCTGGATATCGCGCTACAGCATGAAGGGATATATGCTTCTGTAGGAGTCCACCCCTCCGATGTTTCTGAAAGCATAGTGTCGGTTGAGCAGCTCAAAAATTGGTCGAAAGATGAAAAAATAGTGGCTTTGGGCGAGACCGGGCTCGATTATTACTACAGTGCGGAAAAAGCTGAGCAGCAAAAGGAGAGCTTTGCGAACCATCTTATCGCTGGCGCCGAGCTGGGTTTGCCGGTAATCATACATACCCGTGACGCTAGAGAGGATACGTTAACACTTATGCGTGAATATGCCTCCAGCCACAGCGCCGGAGTTATGCATTGTTTTACCGAAAGTTGGGAGATGGCGCAACAGGCGCTCGATCTTAATTTCTATATTTCTATTTCCGGTATTGTGACCTTCAAAAACGCTGATGCGTTGAGAGAGGTGACAAAAAAGGTTCCTCTGGATAAATTACTTATTGAAACGGATTCCCCTTATCTTGCCCCGGTTCCCTATCGAGGTAAGCCCAACGAGCCCAAATATGTTCGTGCAGTTGCCGAAGCGGTTGCCGACTTGCGCGGAATATCATTTGACGAGCTAGCAGAAACAACCAGTCGGAATTTCGCCAACCTGTTTCTAAAAAATAAACTTTAG
- a CDS encoding RluA family pseudouridine synthase has translation MNLVYEDNDLIVINKPSGLLCVPGLSSPENAFDHVKQCFPEALIVHRLDMSTSGLVIFALNPETQRSLGKFFERRQITKHYTAVVYGYVSSSYGEISSALICDWENRPKQKIDWLNGKPSLTQFELITRNTETQSSRLLLAPHTGRSHQLRVHMQQIGHPILGDALYGCKKSNALSDRLQLHATRLQFKHPATLKSLDICCEAEF, from the coding sequence ATGAATCTTGTATATGAAGATAACGATTTAATCGTTATCAACAAACCCTCTGGTTTACTATGCGTTCCTGGCCTTTCCTCACCCGAAAACGCCTTCGATCACGTTAAACAGTGCTTCCCTGAGGCCTTAATTGTCCATCGCTTGGACATGTCGACGTCGGGGTTGGTTATATTTGCACTCAATCCTGAAACACAGAGAAGCCTAGGGAAATTTTTTGAGCGCCGACAAATTACCAAACACTACACAGCCGTTGTATACGGGTATGTTTCCTCCTCCTACGGAGAAATATCCTCTGCTCTGATTTGTGACTGGGAAAATCGACCAAAGCAAAAAATCGATTGGTTAAACGGAAAGCCTTCCCTAACCCAGTTTGAGCTTATTACCCGCAACACAGAAACACAGTCATCCCGGCTACTGCTAGCTCCCCATACGGGACGATCACACCAGCTGCGTGTACACATGCAACAAATAGGGCATCCAATTTTAGGCGATGCACTCTATGGCTGCAAAAAAAGTAACGCACTCAGCGACCGACTACAGCTACATGCCACTCGCTTACAGTTTAAACATCCGGCAACGTTAAAATCTTTGGATATTTGTTGCGAAGCTGAGTTTTAG
- the tmk gene encoding dTMP kinase: MQPGKFITVEGTEGVGKSTNIELIKNLIEARNIELVITREPGGTPLAEEIRELLLEKREEKFDPTAELLLVFAARAQHLNTVILPALNEGKWVLCDRFTDATFAYQGAGRGLPWDTISELEQLVQKGRQPDMTLLLDISVRIGLERASARAELDRFESEKIEFFERVRQGYHERVKQRPEIFFVVDAGKSLEQVQTVIERQLEHQLDLWCS; the protein is encoded by the coding sequence ATGCAGCCAGGTAAATTTATCACCGTCGAAGGAACAGAGGGTGTAGGTAAATCGACGAACATCGAGCTTATAAAAAACTTGATTGAAGCGCGTAATATTGAACTGGTCATTACGCGAGAGCCGGGCGGTACACCCTTGGCTGAGGAGATTCGAGAATTATTATTGGAGAAGCGAGAAGAAAAATTTGATCCGACGGCAGAGTTGCTTTTGGTTTTTGCTGCGCGCGCCCAACATTTGAATACAGTTATTTTGCCAGCGTTGAATGAGGGTAAATGGGTGCTCTGTGACCGATTTACGGATGCAACGTTTGCTTATCAGGGAGCGGGGCGAGGTTTGCCCTGGGATACTATTAGTGAATTAGAGCAGCTAGTACAAAAAGGTCGTCAGCCGGACATGACACTGTTGTTGGATATTAGTGTTCGGATTGGTCTGGAGCGCGCGAGTGCCCGTGCAGAGCTGGATCGTTTTGAGTCAGAAAAAATCGAATTTTTTGAACGTGTTCGTCAAGGTTACCATGAGCGCGTCAAGCAGCGACCCGAGATTTTTTTTGTGGTGGATGCGGGTAAATCTCTGGAGCAGGTACAGACAGTAATCGAAAGGCAGCTTGAGCATCAACTAGATTTGTGGTGTTCTTAG
- a CDS encoding PilZ domain-containing protein yields MKGLGGAARNGILSLTIRDKAVLYAAYMPFVQNGGLFIPTNKSYSLGDEVFMLLSLMDEPEKIPVAGKVVWITPRGAQGNRAAGIGVQFSGEDDVANHKIETYLAGSLESDRPTHTM; encoded by the coding sequence ATGAAAGGTTTAGGTGGTGCAGCCCGAAACGGGATATTGTCTTTAACCATCCGCGATAAAGCAGTGTTATACGCTGCCTATATGCCGTTTGTTCAAAACGGTGGCCTTTTTATCCCCACCAACAAGTCCTACAGCCTGGGGGACGAAGTTTTTATGTTGCTGAGCTTGATGGACGAGCCGGAAAAAATACCGGTTGCCGGTAAGGTGGTTTGGATTACCCCTCGGGGAGCTCAAGGTAACCGTGCAGCGGGTATTGGTGTGCAATTCAGTGGTGAGGATGATGTGGCTAACCATAAAATTGAAACTTATCTTGCTGGCTCCCTCGAATCTGATAGACCAACCCACACCATGTAA
- the bcp gene encoding thioredoxin-dependent thiol peroxidase has translation MALPKVGSKAPAFSLKNQNGELVKLSSFAGKKNVVVYFYPKAMTPGCTTQACGVRDAKTEFEKLDTVVFAISPDPVERLKRFEEKQSLTFGLLSDEDHTIAEKYGVWGLKKFMGREFMGILRTTFIIDKEGRLAYVMDKVKTKTHHEDVVVYISDHLT, from the coding sequence ATGGCACTACCTAAAGTTGGAAGCAAAGCTCCGGCCTTTTCCCTCAAAAATCAGAATGGCGAGCTTGTTAAGCTATCTTCTTTTGCGGGTAAAAAAAATGTCGTTGTATACTTTTATCCGAAAGCCATGACCCCGGGCTGCACAACCCAGGCATGTGGGGTTCGTGACGCCAAAACGGAATTTGAAAAGCTGGATACCGTGGTTTTTGCTATAAGCCCGGATCCTGTTGAAAGACTGAAGCGTTTTGAGGAAAAACAAAGTCTTACGTTTGGCTTGCTTTCGGACGAGGATCATACGATTGCCGAAAAATACGGTGTATGGGGATTGAAAAAATTTATGGGACGTGAGTTTATGGGGATTCTGCGAACCACTTTTATTATTGATAAGGAAGGCCGATTAGCGTACGTTATGGACAAGGTAAAGACCAAGACCCATCATGAAGATGTCGTAGTGTATATATCTGACCATCTTACATAG
- a CDS encoding dUTP diphosphatase: MRQQIVTMLELQEAMNSKVNAEWRQQNYEWYRAIWVECAELMDHYGWKWWKKQTPDMDQVVLELIDIWHFGLSIRLLGDEPTAKGYERLASEIEQEFMADIAHKSFREDLEQFTELTLQTKSFAIREFRRLLEGVELSFEQLFNSYVGKNVLNIFRQDFGYKDGTYQKQWNGKEDNEHLVEALAELDPKMPDFGAALYKKLQARYS; the protein is encoded by the coding sequence ATGCGCCAACAAATAGTGACTATGCTTGAACTTCAGGAAGCCATGAACAGCAAGGTTAACGCGGAATGGAGACAGCAGAACTATGAATGGTATAGAGCGATATGGGTTGAGTGTGCCGAGCTAATGGACCATTACGGCTGGAAATGGTGGAAGAAGCAGACACCGGATATGGATCAGGTTGTGCTGGAGTTGATTGATATCTGGCATTTTGGCCTTAGTATCCGTCTGTTGGGCGATGAGCCGACGGCTAAAGGTTATGAGAGGCTTGCCAGTGAGATTGAGCAGGAGTTCATGGCAGATATAGCTCATAAAAGTTTCCGTGAGGATTTGGAACAATTTACAGAGCTGACCTTGCAGACCAAGAGTTTTGCGATACGAGAATTTCGCCGTCTGCTGGAAGGCGTAGAGCTGAGTTTTGAGCAGTTGTTCAACAGTTACGTTGGCAAAAATGTATTGAATATATTCCGTCAGGACTTCGGTTACAAAGACGGTACTTACCAAAAACAGTGGAATGGTAAGGAAGATAATGAACATTTAGTTGAGGCATTAGCGGAGTTAGATCCCAAGATGCCTGACTTTGGTGCAGCCTTATATAAAAAGCTGCAAGCACGTTATTCTTAA
- a CDS encoding DNA polymerase III subunit delta': MSKVNMPPYQWQSGAWQKFVRQVDSSMLPHAILVSGCPGIGVEKLAATMAHYLLCKSPMEGVACGSCKSCQLIEAGSHPDFYDVAPEEQGKVIKVDQIRQLTDFVAKTAQQGGRKLVLVTPAEAMNISAANSLLKCLEEPAGDTVLILVTLELSRLIPTIRSRCSKLVMPLPDKSASLEWLEEMGVGNTQQLLSEAGMAPLLAMDWWQSNYFKQRQDMCGMLATLSEGGLSVGAVVQNWSPLAPFEVVNTLLSWLDGLLRDRVKPSISDNASTWESLIQATKFVPAQLLYRYRDALCQRKAQLLSNNNLNPSLVVEELLLDWKAMVKLSRRGANSAFTR; the protein is encoded by the coding sequence ATGAGCAAAGTAAATATGCCTCCTTATCAGTGGCAGTCGGGAGCGTGGCAGAAATTTGTACGGCAGGTGGATAGCAGCATGTTACCTCATGCAATCTTAGTTAGCGGTTGTCCGGGTATTGGTGTCGAAAAGCTGGCAGCGACCATGGCGCACTATTTGTTATGTAAATCACCTATGGAAGGGGTGGCCTGTGGCAGTTGTAAATCGTGCCAACTGATAGAGGCCGGCAGTCACCCCGATTTCTATGACGTTGCACCGGAGGAGCAGGGTAAGGTAATCAAAGTAGATCAAATTCGCCAGTTAACAGACTTTGTTGCTAAAACAGCTCAGCAGGGAGGTAGAAAGCTGGTGTTAGTGACCCCCGCCGAGGCGATGAATATCAGTGCGGCCAACAGCTTGCTGAAATGTCTGGAGGAGCCGGCGGGTGATACGGTACTTATTTTGGTAACGTTGGAGTTAAGCCGTCTGATACCAACCATCCGCAGTCGTTGCAGCAAATTGGTGATGCCCCTGCCCGATAAATCTGCATCACTTGAATGGCTTGAGGAAATGGGTGTTGGAAATACCCAGCAACTACTGAGCGAGGCGGGTATGGCACCACTGTTGGCAATGGATTGGTGGCAAAGTAATTATTTCAAGCAGCGGCAGGACATGTGTGGAATGCTTGCGACCCTCAGCGAAGGGGGCCTTTCTGTTGGTGCTGTGGTACAAAACTGGTCGCCACTGGCGCCGTTTGAGGTTGTGAATACGCTCTTATCTTGGCTTGATGGCTTGCTGAGAGATCGGGTCAAACCGTCGATTAGCGACAACGCTAGCACATGGGAGAGCCTGATACAGGCAACAAAATTTGTTCCGGCGCAGTTGCTGTATCGCTACAGGGATGCATTATGTCAGCGCAAAGCCCAGCTCTTGAGTAACAACAATCTCAATCCCAGTCTTGTAGTGGAGGAGCTACTTCTTGACTGGAAGGCGATGGTAAAGCTGTCTAGGAGGGGGGCAAATAGCGCTTTTACACGATAA